A single Micromonospora sp. CCTCC AA 2012012 DNA region contains:
- a CDS encoding NB-ARC domain-containing protein, with protein sequence MDVGQALDTFLRALHVPAEQIPTDTEGRAALYRSVLTGKRVLVVVDNVSTVSQVRPLLPATPTCMAIITSRSRLSGLVAREGASRMTLDVLSPDEAITLLRDSIGGDRVSAEPQAAAELARRCAYLPLALRIIGERIASTPYATLADFVADLALVDHQLDALTVDDDELSDVRAVFSWSYQALPGDTARFFRRLGLHAGSDISAAAAAAIAGVSIPRARNLLDQLTAAHLV encoded by the coding sequence TTGGACGTCGGACAGGCGCTGGACACATTCCTGCGCGCCCTGCACGTGCCGGCCGAGCAGATCCCGACCGACACCGAGGGACGCGCCGCCCTCTACCGATCCGTCCTGACCGGCAAGCGTGTACTGGTCGTGGTGGACAATGTGTCCACCGTCAGCCAGGTTCGGCCGCTGCTGCCCGCCACACCGACCTGCATGGCGATCATCACCAGCCGCAGCCGGCTGTCCGGCCTCGTCGCGCGGGAAGGAGCGTCACGCATGACCCTGGACGTCCTGTCCCCCGACGAAGCGATCACGCTGCTGCGCGACAGCATCGGCGGAGACCGCGTCAGCGCCGAACCACAGGCCGCCGCCGAACTCGCCCGACGATGCGCCTACCTCCCGCTCGCCCTGCGGATCATCGGGGAACGCATCGCCAGCACCCCCTACGCCACCCTCGCCGACTTCGTTGCCGACCTCGCGCTCGTCGACCATCAACTCGACGCCCTCACCGTCGACGATGACGAACTCTCCGACGTCCGAGCCGTGTTCTCCTGGTCCTACCAGGCATTGCCCGGGGACACGGCGCGGTTCTTCCGCCGCCTCGGGCTGCACGCCGGCTCCGACATCTCTGCCGCCGCCGCGGCAGCCATCGCCGGCGTCAGCATCCCCCGCGCCCGTAACCTCCTCGACCAACTCACCGCAGCGCACCTCGTGTAG
- a CDS encoding DUF6879 family protein, with protein sequence MTRSFTSLDDAEFNQLFRDFRYTAYRLETLQRYDVSYEQDEFARFLAGEARGEFPGIAAWCDTVRAAVSAGKRMHRVHVVAEPLSDYVRFECGWAYEHTVEAGEDVRLIAVSGDDWPAALPHYDYWLFDSSQLVAMHYDEEGRFVSGELISEPEKIVQANLWRDAAVSASIPYRTYAGQLQPSSP encoded by the coding sequence TTGACCCGATCGTTCACGTCGCTGGATGACGCCGAGTTCAACCAACTGTTCCGCGACTTCCGGTACACGGCCTACCGGTTGGAGACGCTTCAGCGCTATGACGTGTCGTACGAGCAGGATGAGTTCGCCCGGTTCCTGGCGGGCGAGGCCCGTGGGGAGTTTCCCGGAATCGCCGCCTGGTGCGACACGGTGCGGGCAGCGGTGTCAGCGGGCAAGCGGATGCACCGGGTCCATGTCGTCGCCGAGCCGCTGTCGGATTACGTCCGGTTCGAATGCGGCTGGGCTTACGAGCACACGGTCGAGGCGGGCGAGGACGTCCGTCTCATCGCGGTCTCCGGCGATGATTGGCCGGCCGCGTTGCCGCACTACGACTACTGGTTGTTCGACTCCTCGCAGCTCGTGGCGATGCACTACGACGAGGAGGGACGGTTCGTCTCCGGCGAGTTGATCAGCGAGCCGGAGAAGATCGTGCAGGCCAACCTCTGGCGTGACGCCGCCGTCTCGGCGTCAATCCCCTACCGGACGTACGCAGGCCAGCTCCAGCCCAGCTCTCCATAG